One window of Quercus robur chromosome 12, dhQueRobu3.1, whole genome shotgun sequence genomic DNA carries:
- the LOC126709831 gene encoding O-methyltransferase 1, chloroplastic isoform X1, translating to MVVSSFYNGYHELFLQPVSINKHLTLKRTESINQENPHNFLSFVFTFFPSLPSSLCFFLCSTLFELSNSDTQYRTLTKMEALLRFTRPPAIAILRPPLTCSSKKRVSGLRAKLDDSTDPLLQAAINSASLRYQETHRPDPLFLDTYAGCFVPPPVQTDIKQHSDHYCLATRFIDDALLRTVNHIDGFKQVVLFTDGMDTRPYRLGWPASTLIFDISPERVFKRAAQKLQDIGARIPRNCLFFHVPMESLDIQQTLCAKGFTGDRPSIWVIQGFPVMTLANFEDILVLASNLAMSGCYFLGEMPAWLTQTEFGPKSTIRQWMNKLFMSNGFKVDMISFEDVAGDLHKQLALRHYNKILFAAEQLRLSDDQMRTFWREFQRLEEQGDEDGFEEL from the exons ATGGTGGTTAGTAGTTTTTACAACGGCTATCATGAGCTCTTTCTTCAACCAGTTAGTATAAATAAACATCTCACTTTGAAAAGAACTGAATCAATCAATCAGGAAAATCCACAcaattttctctcatttgttttcactttcttcCCTTCTCTGCCTTCTTCACTCTGCTTCTTTCTTTGCTCTACTCTGTTTGAGCTCTCAAACTCAGATACCCAATACAGAACTCTTACAAAGATGGAAGCTTTATTGCGCTTCACACGTCCACCGGCCATTGCTATCTTACGCCCACCATTGACATGCTCCTCCAAGAAGAGAGTCAGCGGGTTGAGAGCGAAACTCGATGATAGCACTGACCCATTACTCCAAGCCGCCATTAATTCTGCTTCTCTTCGTTATCAGGAGACCCATCGACCTG ACCCGCTTTTTCTAGACACATATGCGGGTTGTTTTGTTCCTCCTCCTGTTCAGACGGATATCAAGCAACACTCAGACCATTATTGTCTTGCAACGAGATTTATTGATGATGCGTTGCTTCGTACAGTGAACCATATTGATGGATTTAAGCAG GTTGTTTTGTTTACAGATGGCATGGACACTCGGCCTTATAGGCTTGGTTGGCCGGCTTCAACCTTGATATTTGATATATCGCCTGAAAGGGTATTCAAAAGAGCAGCACAGAAGCTTCAAG ATATTGGGGCAAGAATTCCAAGAAACTGCTTGTTCTTTCATGTTCCAATGGAGTCGCTTGATATACAGCAAACCCTATGTGCGAAAGGTTTTACTGGTGATCGGCCAAGTATATGGGTCATCCAG GGGTTTCCTGTGATGACTTTGGCCAattttgaggatattttagTTCTTGCAAGTAATTTGGCCATGAGTGGATGTTATTTCTTGGGAGAAATGCCAGCTTGGTTGACACAAACTGAATTTGGACCCAAG TCAACTATAAGGCAATGGATGAACAAACTATTCATGAGCAATGGGTTCAAGGTGGACATGATTAGCTTTGAGGATGTTGCAGGGGATTTACACAAGCAATTAGCATTACGACATTACAATAAGATATTGTTTGCTGCAGAACAATTACGACTTTCTGATGATCAG atGAGAACTTTTTGGAGAGAATTTCAGAGGTTGGAGGAACAAGGGGATGAAGATGGGTTCGAAGAGCTCTAA
- the LOC126710087 gene encoding blue-light photoreceptor PHR2: MDPNTQALENPETKSSEEQNQHAIVASKDALPFATLSLSISLPKILQTPSLETKIQSLFSRHPSKVKVPTQASSLAHLSLSTTAPVPSKLSFKSTISANPLQNPLSLGPRRPLDPNNGAGIRRAAIVWFRNDLRVNDNECLNTANNEAMSVLPVYCFDPRDYGKSSSGFDKTGPYRASFLIESVSDLRKNLQAKGSDLVVRIGQPETVLLELAKAIGADAVYAHREVSHDEVKGEDKIESAMKEENVEVKYFWGSTLYHLDDLPFKLEDMPSNYGGFKEKVQGLEVRKTIEALDQLKNLPSRGDVEAGDIPSLADLGLNPSATMSQANASMVGGETEALQRLQKFAAECQAQPHKGTKDGSNDSIYGANFSCKISPWLAMGCVSPRSMFDELKKTAARTISASSNRNDGGSPDTGMNWLMFELMWRDFFRFITKKYSSANRQNEAPVTACTGALA; the protein is encoded by the exons ATGGATCCCAACACTCAAGCTCTTGAAAACCCAGAAACCAAATCCTCAGAAGAGCAAAACCAACATGCCATTGTAGCCTCCAAAGACGCTCTCCCATTTGCCACTCTTTCACTCTCCATCTCTCTCCCTAAAATCCTTCAAACCCCTTCTCTTGAAACCAAAATTCAATCTTTATTTTCTCGCCATCCAAGCAAGGTGAAAGTACCCACTCAAGCCTCCTCTCTTgcccacctctctctctctaccacaGCCCCAGTTCCTTCAAAACTCTCATTCAAGTCCACAATCTCAGCCAACCCTTTACAGAACCCTCTCTCTCTAGGTCCTCGCCGCCCCTTAGACCCTAACAACGGGGCTGGAATTCGTCGAGCTGCCATAGTTTGGTTCCGCAATGACCTTCGTGTCAATGACAATGAGTGCCTCAACACAGCAAACAACGAGGCCATGTCTGTTTTGCCTGTCTATTGCTTTGACCCAAGAGATTATGGAAAATCCTCATCTGGATTTGACAAAACTGGTCCATACAGAGCTAGTTTCTTGATTGAATCGGTCTCTGACCTGAGGAAGAATCTACAGGCGAAAGGGTCTGATCTTGTGGTGAGAATTGGTCAGCCTGAGACAGTGCTTCTTGAGTTGGCTAAGGCTATTGGTGCTGATGCTGTGTATGCTCACAGAGAGGTTTCTCATGATGAGGTTAAGGGTGAGGACAAGATTGAGAGTGCTATGAAGGAAGAGAATGTGGAGGTTAAGTACTTTTGGGGGAGTACTTTGTACCATCTTGACGACTTGCCGTTTAAGTTGGAGGATATGCCTTCAAATTATGGTGGGTTTAAGGAGAAAGTGCAGGGATTGGAGGTAAGGAAGACCATTGAGGCATTGGATCAATTGAAGAACTTGCCTTCTCGTGGTGATGTTGAGGCTGGGGATATTCCTTCCCTGGCGGATTTGGGGCTTAACCCATCTGCTACAATGTCTCAG GCCAATGCTTCCATGGTGGGAGGTGAGACTGAAGCACTTCAGAGGCTTCAAAAATTTGCAGCTGAGTGCCAAGCACAACCACACAAGGGGACCAAGGATGGAAGCAATGACAGTATATATGGTGCAAacttttcctgcaaaatttctCCATGGCTAGCCATGGGATGCGTCTCTCCCCGCTCTATGTTCGATGAGCTAAAGAAAACAGCTGCTAG AACTATTTCTGCTTCCTCAAACCGGAATGATGGTGGCTCCCCTGATACTGGAATGAACTGGTTAATGTTTGAGTTGATGTGGAGGGATTTCTTCAG ATTCATTACCAAGAAATACAGTTCTGCAAACAGACAGAACGAAGCTCCAGTCACAGCTTGTACGGGTGCCCTTGCTTAA
- the LOC126709831 gene encoding O-methyltransferase 1, chloroplastic isoform X2, protein MVVSSFYNGYHELFLQPVSINKHLTLKRTESINQENPHNFLSFVFTFFPSLPSSLCFFLCSTLFELSNSDTQYRTLTKMEALLRFTRPPAIAILRPPLTCSSKKRVSGLRAKLDDSTDPLLQAAINSASLRYQETHRPDPLFLDTYAGCFVPPPVQTDIKQHSDHYCLATRFIDDALLRTVNHIDGFKQVVLFTDGMDTRPYRLGWPASTLIFDISPERVFKRAAQKLQDIGARIPRNCLFFHVPMESLDIQQTLCAKGFTGDRPSIWVIQGFPVMTLANFEDILVLASNLAMSGCYFLGEMPAWLTQTEFGPKSTIRQWMNKLFMSNGFKVDMISFEDVAGDLHKQLALRHYNKILFAAEQLRLSDDQFMQVHTSNLAPLYMAMSICS, encoded by the exons ATGGTGGTTAGTAGTTTTTACAACGGCTATCATGAGCTCTTTCTTCAACCAGTTAGTATAAATAAACATCTCACTTTGAAAAGAACTGAATCAATCAATCAGGAAAATCCACAcaattttctctcatttgttttcactttcttcCCTTCTCTGCCTTCTTCACTCTGCTTCTTTCTTTGCTCTACTCTGTTTGAGCTCTCAAACTCAGATACCCAATACAGAACTCTTACAAAGATGGAAGCTTTATTGCGCTTCACACGTCCACCGGCCATTGCTATCTTACGCCCACCATTGACATGCTCCTCCAAGAAGAGAGTCAGCGGGTTGAGAGCGAAACTCGATGATAGCACTGACCCATTACTCCAAGCCGCCATTAATTCTGCTTCTCTTCGTTATCAGGAGACCCATCGACCTG ACCCGCTTTTTCTAGACACATATGCGGGTTGTTTTGTTCCTCCTCCTGTTCAGACGGATATCAAGCAACACTCAGACCATTATTGTCTTGCAACGAGATTTATTGATGATGCGTTGCTTCGTACAGTGAACCATATTGATGGATTTAAGCAG GTTGTTTTGTTTACAGATGGCATGGACACTCGGCCTTATAGGCTTGGTTGGCCGGCTTCAACCTTGATATTTGATATATCGCCTGAAAGGGTATTCAAAAGAGCAGCACAGAAGCTTCAAG ATATTGGGGCAAGAATTCCAAGAAACTGCTTGTTCTTTCATGTTCCAATGGAGTCGCTTGATATACAGCAAACCCTATGTGCGAAAGGTTTTACTGGTGATCGGCCAAGTATATGGGTCATCCAG GGGTTTCCTGTGATGACTTTGGCCAattttgaggatattttagTTCTTGCAAGTAATTTGGCCATGAGTGGATGTTATTTCTTGGGAGAAATGCCAGCTTGGTTGACACAAACTGAATTTGGACCCAAG TCAACTATAAGGCAATGGATGAACAAACTATTCATGAGCAATGGGTTCAAGGTGGACATGATTAGCTTTGAGGATGTTGCAGGGGATTTACACAAGCAATTAGCATTACGACATTACAATAAGATATTGTTTGCTGCAGAACAATTACGACTTTCTGATGATCAG TTCATGCAAGTACACACTTCAAACTTGGCACCACTATATATGGCAATGTCAATTTGTAGCTAA